agtcgacacaataaatgattatatgttgaatTTAATTCCTATTggagaaaaaacatatttgagttatgatactccactcgcaTAAAATGTAGATTGTCAAACaatggatgatgttcatacttccgaattttttaacacaatttCTACGTTGGGActcccaaatcacaagttgaggattaaagttggagttcctgtTATGCTATTacggcccgtttggtgcgcaggataggatagagataggataggataagaagctGGATAAGGATATGATAGGATAGTGACATGATAAACACATATTCTGTCATGTGTTTGGTGTACACATGATAAAAACAGAGGataacattattttatcatatcatatgtttggtgcacacttGATCTTCACATAATACgataaatgtttttatttatttattttttgtattttttttttaattcacaaTAATTGTAGTAACAAAATTATTCTTCtataccacaaaaaaaaaaatctgataaAATAGTTTCATATAATTGCACAAAATAATACATTGATAAATTGTGCTATAAAAATTGTTTCCAGAACGATTTGTAAATTGAAAAATCGTAGAACTTGAGGtagaagagagaaaatagaTCTTTCTTATTGTatcaacaaaactaaaaaatagaTCTTTCTTACCATCGATGGCAATTTAGCACTTATGGGGTTTCACATATTGCAAGATATATACAATGGGCGATGAAGATAAAACTCAAAACGATGGCAAGTAATTaggaaaacaaacaaacaatgttATTTTACCCTTTTCCAATCAATAATTTAGGAACATAAGCACCAAATTTAAGAATTAAAAGTATCTCGATTGGGAACAtaagtgcaaaaaaaaattagggggAAAAATTGAAAGGTAGACACGAACAGTAATTGAGAGCAGGAGCAAGGAGATAGGGATGTTGTTGATGGAAAAGAGTGGGAGAGAGGAGACGGTTTTGCAGAGAGTCAGAATCGAAAGAGGTCCTTTGAGAAATAGAAAATACGCGCCGTGATAGTGTTATGCTATCAGGTTGCTAATCCAACTAAAAATAAGGATAAGAATAACAAAGAGCCAATAGGATaggattaaaaattggttaagtTTATCATTTCCTATTGGTGCACCAAACAAAGGATTTCAACATGATAGGTTAATTTTATACTATCCTGTCTTCCTATCCagcgcaccaaacggacccttaaggaatttgaataaaaaattaggattatgcaatggaacaagacttattattataAGATTGGGAAAATGCGCTCTTGAAAGAataattatttcaggaagtaatattggtgatcataTTTTCATACCCAAATTTTCTCTGACACCGTCTGACGTAaaaattccttttaaatttcaacggagataATTTTCCTttcatgatttcttttgcgatgactattaataagagtcagtgACAATCTTTAAaacatgttgggatatatctcccgtcgccagtgttttcacatggtcagctgtatattgcgatttcaagagttacttctagagaatgattaaaaatgttgatcatcgacgatgacggcgaagatacgactaagacttcgaatgtggtctataagaaaGTTTTCCGTAATATACCTTCCTTTGtatttattcaaaattattgttgaactatggtttaatgttactcaaaaaatttcatataccttatataattgcaattatcatatcataatttataattacataccttacagctaattagacccatgcaccgcacgAGCCGATGTTCTAgttagaaaataataaaatcttttatattCTAAGCTTGTTCCGCCAAGCTAGCCCTAAACCTATTTTTTCCTGCTCTTTTTAATgtagctttatattaaaaaattacaaatttgtCAAACATGGGAATTGAACCCACCACCCTTACTTACAACAAAGTCTTTTAACCACTAGAACATCTacttcaattgtgattaaagttAGGAATCTCATCTCTTAACCCTCTTAACCACTAGACATAATAAgaaattactattaaaaataaagattaataatatatatatatatatatatatatatatatatatatatatatatatatatatagtagcgTTACTATAAGAGatattatttgtatatattagaatatatagattaataatatatagtaccATTACACGTTGATATATATACTATTAGAATAGATGAGAAATgacaaaagttattttttataatcgGATATATTAATTcttactatatattattaattattattatctcttatattctaagttTGTTCCGAAATACTAACCctaaatctaattttttttttctctctctctttactgcagctttatattaaaaaaaaaataaaaatttgtctaACATGAGAATCAAATCTGCCTCCCTTGCATACAATAAAGTCTTTCAATCACTAAAGCATCTTCTTCAATTGTGATTAACGTTAGGAATTTCATCTCTTAACCCTCACATATATGccataaatttatttcacatcattatcatttttttctctcttttattgAGTGACTCATATTCTTAATTTTGCTATCAATTAACTTTAATCTATGCGTATCAATTAATGTTTggttgctattttttttttatttgcgtCTATAATAACCTAGCCCACATTCTTAATTTTGCTATCGATTAATCTTAATCTATGTGTATCAATCAACGTTTGGCcgctaaaaaaaattgttttgcgCCTATTAGCATAATTTTTGCATCGCACATGTTGgaaaattttacattaaaaaaatcttaGTTAACTAATCTTCGTCGATTAAAggaaaatttgtttattagttttgtaatttttttcataatatttttttcaatccgTTACCTATTTTTCAATCTTAATTCTTTGGGACACCTTTCATTTTTCacattaaactaaataaatttcCACTAGAAACTTCCACTATTTAATTCAATtccaaatatttcaaatatacaattccaaaataaatataaaaagatacGAATAAATCTTTCAATGTAGTCTATAAGAAAGTATTTCGTaatacaacattttttttttgataagcatttCGTAATACAACATAATTTCGGTTGTATGAATTTTATCcaagtattttttattgttacatattatgGCTGATTAGACCCGTACACCGCACGGGTCGGAGTTCTAGTAAAGATGAATATTTTGTTGATCGTCTTCGCCGAGTTTCCAAATAATCGCCAGCGAATGAGTGACCAGATATAAAATTAGAAGATGTTTATTACCCATGCATGGGAAGGATGCTGAAGTTATTAAtcgattaattttttatattaatagcAAAAGTATACACATATCGATTCACAGGGTAAGTTCTTTGAAAGTTTAGGTTCTGTGTTTGAATAATTTTATCATGTGGCGTGTTCCAAAGGAGGTGTTGGTTGTTAGTTAAATCTTTTTAAAGAGGACTGGTCATGTGGATATgggtgtttaaaatttaaatttaatctcaACCTTATAAAGATGAATATTTTGTTCCCctatatatatgcatttttattgaatataaaaatctaaaatcgttttgatgtttttgagataaaaatgcataaaccaTCAAATTTTCTGAAATTCTGAATCACAAACTAAGATTAAAAGTGGGCGTACCGGTAATGTTGCTCATAAACATTGAACAATCCTTAGGGTTATGCAATGATACCCAGTTGATAATTACAAAAATGGGAACATATGTCGTTGAAGGGAGAGTGATAACCGGCAACAATATTGGTGATAAAGTTTTTATTCCTGGATTATCATTGACTCCTTCAGATAAAAGAATATCTTTTAAGTTTAAACGTCGACAATTTCCAATGGTTGTTTCATTTGctatgactattaataagagtcatgACGAATCACTTAAACATGTTGGTGTGTATCTTCGACAGTCAATTTTCTCCCATGGCCAACTATATGTTGCCGTGTCAAGAGTAACTTCAAGGAAAgactttaaaatattaataattgacGAAAAAGGGGAAGACACGAACAAAACTGGAAATGTGGTATACAAAAAAGTTTTCCATAATGTTTAGTAGTTAATTTGTAAAttatttatctatatatatctATCGTTGtactaaatattattatttttatcatcactatatttgaattgtttttatttattctttctgcaattattattatatatatttttaatatcatATATGCTGGTTACAAAACTCGTGCGATAGCATAGGTCGGTGACTAGTTGAAAAGAAAACAACATGAGGTGAGAGATACTATATCTCAGTGGATTTCCAAAATAGGGAtaaaacttaaacctttccctTGGGAGAAACATCATCTGAGATCTCgataacaaataaaaagaaattggcttaaaaatagttttggtccctttattttaaaaattagattttttgtCCCCTAATTTAACTTTGGATATAATTTGTATATACCTAAagtataaaactttttttatgaCCGACTCAAGGGTAAGACAACTCAGATAAAGGCTTTAGGctctgaaaaagaaaaacacttaCTAAGAAAAAAAGGTCTCGCTAAGTTACAAGCCCATTAGTTTACCTAAAAGAAAAAGTTATAAGTCCATTAATCtacaataagaaaaatgtctcgaagaaaaatatacaaagacctctaagaaaaaaattcaaaaaaaaaaaaaaacaactttatgATTATAGAAATGAGATAACAACTTTACGATtcctaaaaaattcaaataactataacttttaaatatatgtatattgaaattaaaattaataaaatcttATCTTAATCAATGTTAGCTTTTTATACCAAGTGAATTATACAGCCGTCAAGTAATAAAATGATTGATCCTGAGGAATTGTATTAACTCTAAACAACGCAATTGAATTCATTACTTAGgtaagaaattaaaaacataattggaggtttgttttcaaaatatGATCCAAAACTAGAAAATTCAATTTGTGATTTTCAAACAAGTGAAGGTAGATTGGACCTTGACAATTCATTTATCCCTATGAAACTTGATAATCAATTGCATTTAAACAAATAACTTACTTAGAATTATGATGGATTAACATAGGGATGATTCCCAATCTCTAGGGTAATCATCATCTCCATTACTCATGATTCTCTAATTTCTTAGGATATCTATTATTAATGGAGGTTTGAAAACcattaatccttttttttttagccTAAAACCATTAATCCTTTTAACTCAATATCTCTAAAGAATTAATTATTGCATAATCAATCCTAGATCTAATTTCAAATAttactcaatgagatctttgaatttttataattttttttggagttgatctactcaacgagatctttgaattcaacggttggattgaagaaatataatgccgatatcgagttattaagcggagtaagtcaatggagacttactcctggagtcaacggatccATCCTCTATCGTAAAAGCTTTTTATTTGGATAAACTATACTTCCTTCGTAcaacaatatatgtcactttgagGAAAAAATTATACGATAATATATGTCgctttatttttcctattatattcttaactatttattactctttcttctttcaattcttcaatttatttttttcataccataaatgaaggataattttgtaaatcaactcataatttgtcttttccatacaacattaatgacctttcttaatatatgtaaaaatGTAACAACTACATGGTAGTATATTGTGGTATGGAggaattacattttttttgacgGTGGATAAACTATAATTTAGCCATATAAAATCGTAGTGTTTATTCCTTCTTCTTCAGAAAAAAtttaaaggcttaaatgcagtttacctccatattttgaaaaaatcggaattttacccctctatttcactaaaacggtaattaatctctctatgtaactccaaatttagtggagtttgattctgtggaaagctaactcgattacgatcATTTTGGtgccagtttggtgaattattgatcaaaattgagttctgtacgaagttttgaagttgaggctcagaagcaaaCTGGTACCTCATCAATTTTGGTAActtaattttgatcaataattcactaAACTGGTACCAAAATAaccgtaatcgagttaactttccacagaatcaaactccactaaatttgaaattacagagagagattaatcaCCATTTTAATGAAATAAGGGgtaaaattccaatttttttaaaatagaaggtaaaactgcatttaaaccaaattaaaaaactatAGATCCATCACCTTGATCGGAAGTCGCAACTTTTCTACCAAATTCCGATTCTCTACAATGGCGAACGTCTCCGTAGCTGCGGAGTGGCAGCTCCTCTACAACCGCTACTACCGTAAACCCGAACTCTATCAAATGCGTTGGAAACACGTCGACCTCGCCCGCAACAAAGTCGCCGCTGCTCCCTTCGGAGGTCCCCTCGCCGTCATCCGTGACGATTCAAAGATCGTTCAGCTTCACGGCGAATCCGCCCTCCGCAAACTCCGTCTCTTTTCCTCCTCCGGTCACCTCCTCGCCGACACCGTCTGGCGTAACCCTGGCGGTCGCCTCATCGGAATGTCATGGACCGATGATCACACACTCGTCTGTATCGTTCAAGATGGAACTGTTTATCGCTACGATGTTCACGCTCATCTCATCGAACCGAATCTCTCGTTAGGTAAAGAATGCTTTGAAAGTAACGTTGCTGATTGTGCTTTTTGGGGAAACGGTGTCGTTTGTATCACTGAATCGAATCAGTTGTTCTGTATTGCCGATTTCAAAAACCCTAATGCGGTTAAGCTAGCTgatcctggtattgttgaaccaCCGCGGTGTATGGCTGTAATTGAGCCACAGTATACGGTGTCTGGGAATGTTGAGGTTTTGCTTGGAGTTGGTGATGGTGGTGAAGAGGAGGATGCTGCTGTGCTTGCTGTTGAGGAGGATGGTGTGCAGCGCCTTGGTGGTGAGATGCTCCGGGGACCGCTGCAGAAGATGGTGGTGTCACGTGATGGTAAGTGGCTTGCGTCATTCACTCATGATGGCCGGCTTCTTGTTACAACGTCGGATTTAACGGATGTCATCATCGAGAGGGAGTGCGAGGTGCGTGAATTCTGTTGTGAATTGGATTggaaaatgaaatttgaaatgtGCTTGTTATTGtgaattttgtgttgtttggaCTTTGAACCATTGCAAAACTTGTAGCCTTAAATGTTCAGGGATATTGGAGGATTAGCGATAATTTAAAGTTGAAATActtgtcaaataaccgattctcccaaaagcttaaactattaggatagagtcatatatcaatggttttatattatttctaacatgccccctcacgcaagagcccacttgggcttgaagcgtggataatgcataggcccacctaccatatgcttaaattccactttttaattagaaagtgaggggagtgGGGATcaaactctagaccacttagtcatagaggctctgataccatgtcaaataaccaattatcccaaaagcttaaacTATTATGATAGagtcatatcaatggttttatattatttctaacaataTTGTCTAATGGTTATTTAGTTATTTTGTGAGTGAAATAAGCTAGGAAACACTATAAAAGACAGAGACACTGGACATGACAGTCATTGACACGGAAACACCAATGacaattttaagaaaatagaatgaTTTTAGTGTAACTAAGACTAACAACTTGTATTGATATCATGTGAGTGTCAATGCTACATAAGAAATAAGTGATTATGGAATTTTGTAGAATTTGAGGGATGTGCTAAAGTCTTGATAGTTGAGTGCTTAAGAATTTGGTGTTTGTGGGCATGtagtataattttaaatttatatcatGTCAATCAGTTGATTGCTGTTTTGTATATGATGTTGCCACccaattttgttaattatttcgATTATTATATTGTGTGTTGCTAGAGCACCATGTCTAAGTGACAAACATAGGGTGTATCTAAACTTGATGTAGACATCCATAATTGTTTATGATCTATATATACTCTATGTGTGGTTAGCTCTATTATTGTATTTTCGTATGCGCAGTCAGCTCTTCCTCCGGAGCAGCTTGCTTGGTGTGGAATGGATGCTGTGCTGCTTTACTGGGATGATATGCTTTTGATGATGGGTCCTGATGGAGAACCGGTAACCTACCTTTATGATGAACCAATAATTCTTATTCCCGAGTGCGATGGAGTGAGGATATTGTCCAACGCTAGTATGGAATTTCTACAGCGGGTTCCTGATTCTACAGTTTCAATCTTCACAATTGGCAGTACATCACCTGCAGCTTTGCTGTATGATGCTTTAGATCATTTTGATAGGCGTAGTGCTAAGGTAGAGACTTCATTCCTGTTCTTCTTTTCTGTTGCATGACTGACTTTATAGTTTTCTCTGTTTCATCAGTTCTAATTGTACGTAGAGTTTGTATGTCCAGAACTTTGACGTGTCCGCTAGTGTATGTCATTGGTTATATGATTATAATCAGATCTCTACTCATTGCCAACAAATGAATTACAAAATTTGTCTTGTACTTGAAAATTTTAGCCTACAAACTTAGGGTGTGGAGTAGAGAAAGACTTTATAGTTTTCTCTGTTTCATCAGTTCTAATTGTACGTAGAGTTTGTATGTCCAGAACTTTGAAGTGTCCGCTAGCGTATGTCATTGGTTATATGATTATAATCAGATCTCTACTCATTGCCAACAAATGAATTACAAAATTTGTCTTGTACTTGAAAATTTTAGACTACAAACTTAGGGTGTGGAGTAGAGAAAGACTGCAGAGTTTGTGTGGGTGTTTGAAGTGCAAATACCTTAATTCATGTTTCTTGGCTGCAGAGCTTGATGATAATTCTGAATATATTTAATGAGGAACTTACCTAGAGTCATTCACTGATAATGCACTTTTTACCAAGAATGTGTGTTTGTTAATTATTTAGGTGTAGCCCTATATTTAATGAATATATGGATTAACAAGATTGTGTTCTCTTGAGCTGTGATGCTTTTACTTTTTCATATATTTGCACAACAGAATCTAGTTGGAAATTCGAATGtgtattcaaatttttatatattgtaattCTGTAACATTGGCTactgttttttatttgattttacttAATAATAGACAACTTAAGCATATGCTCAAATATGTCTTACTGAGCGTTGGGCACATTGGGCATTGTTGTCTACTGACAACGTAATATACCTTTATTGGACATCTTTAAAGAAACAAACACTTGTCATTACTCTCATTACTTTAATGGATGATAAAGGTAAATTTGGCTGATTGAGTCtggttaatttattttctctaatttatttatacatcaaGGAAAAGGATGAAGGAAACAAGCATTTGTGGTTGGTTTgcaccatattttttttatataaatgtaaaGAAAAGGAATTGATTTGTTATATGTGTACTTAGTTGATGTGTGAGGTCTTTATTTGCAGTTTAATTATTGCATCATCAAACAGTTCATACTTGTAAATGACTGCTTGATTTTCTTATCATCATTCCCCAGGCAGATGAAAATTTGAGATTGATAAGATCATCCCTTCCTGAGGCTGTTGAAGCATGTGTTGATGCTGCAGGTCATGAATTTGATGTTTTGCGTCAACAAACTCTCCTAAGGGCAGCCAGTTATGGTCAGGCCTTTTGTAGGTGAGCTTGATTTGGATTTTCTGACCAAaatgttttgaaaattgttttgaCGCCTTAACAAAACTCTTTTTAGTGGTGAAAGTTTGGCAAGCATATTTTCTGATATTTGCTCTCGGTAATTATATCCAGTTGACTTTGGCAGCAATTTTCGTCGTGATCGTATCCAAGAAATGTCTAAAATTCTGCGGGTCTTGAATGCAGTGCGCAGCCTTGAGATTGGCATTCCTCTTAGTATTCAGCAATATAAGGTTTATAAGGCATACTTTGTCTCTTTAGTGGTGAAATTATCTGTGCTGACATTGTACTGAATTTGCTTATTACCATCAGTTGCTTACACCATCTGTCCTGATTGGTCGCCTGATAAATGCTCACCAACATTTGCTTGCACTGCGGATATCGGAATATCTCGGAATGAATCAAGTATGTGTTTGCATATTGTATATTTTTGCATTCTCTTTTATAACGGTGTAGCACCAACTGATCAAATACAAGATTGAAACTTGATTTCTTGAAATATCCCACCTTATGAGCAGAAATATGTTAGGAACCCAAGAATTGAATTCCAAAGATAGAACACTTTTATAAAGAAATAGGAAAGAATAGGAGAGAAATCTCTCCTCTGAGGGTTTACCCTTCACAGTAGAGTTGCTACTCTATTCAGAATGTTTACAATATTCAATAATGATCTACTCTACATTGTATTCTCTTATTTATACAAATAGCCCTATAACAACctcaactaactaactaactaactaactaactaactaacatctataacaacaaaatatgtGCATTACATGTCAAGTCATGAACTTTGCtgccctttttttttataaaattacatattcattaagaaaataagatgatttttttatttattttttattttttatattataaacaataaGGTGATTAGAAAGAGTCTTGaagataatatataaaaaggatataaaaacaacaaagcaTGTAGTGACAGTAAAGCAATGCTACCTATTCCTTTGACACGCGTAATGAAAATTCCTTTAAAAAGAGAATGTGCTAACACAAAGTAGAAGCTAATTGCTTAATGTTAGTTATCCCAAAGTAGCTGCTCATCCAAAGGATAATCCTAAATAATGTGAGATCTTCTCATCTAGTTACTTACTATTATATGGTTGGATAGTTTGTAGTGTATTTTTTTGTACTTCTTATGATATATGAAACTAGGCAATGGGTTTAGAAATATGCAATTAGGATTTTCTGAAGTGTGTTCAGAACAAAT
This portion of the Trifolium pratense cultivar HEN17-A07 linkage group LG3, ARS_RC_1.1, whole genome shotgun sequence genome encodes:
- the LOC123915273 gene encoding uncharacterized protein LOC123915273 produces the protein MGTYVVEGRVITGNNIGDKVFIPGLSLTPSDKRISFKFKRRQFPMVVSFAMTINKSHDESLKHVGVYLRQSIFSHGQLYVAVSRVTSRKDFKILIIDEKGEDTNKTGNVVYKKVFHNV
- the LOC123917246 gene encoding protein VACUOLELESS1-like, coding for MANVSVAAEWQLLYNRYYRKPELYQMRWKHVDLARNKVAAAPFGGPLAVIRDDSKIVQLHGESALRKLRLFSSSGHLLADTVWRNPGGRLIGMSWTDDHTLVCIVQDGTVYRYDVHAHLIEPNLSLGKECFESNVADCAFWGNGVVCITESNQLFCIADFKNPNAVKLADPGIVEPPRCMAVIEPQYTVSGNVEVLLGVGDGGEEEDAAVLAVEEDGVQRLGGEMLRGPLQKMVVSRDGKWLASFTHDGRLLVTTSDLTDVIIERECESALPPEQLAWCGMDAVLLYWDDMLLMMGPDGEPVTYLYDEPIILIPECDGVRILSNASMEFLQRVPDSTVSIFTIGSTSPAALLYDALDHFDRRSAKADENLRLIRSSLPEAVEACVDAAGHEFDVLRQQTLLRAASYGQAFCSNFRRDRIQEMSKILRVLNAVRSLEIGIPLSIQQYKLLTPSVLIGRLINAHQHLLALRISEYLGMNQEVVIMHWACAKITASLGIPDATLLEILLDKLKLCKGISYAAVAAHADKNGRRKLAALLVEHEPHSSKQVPLLLSIGEEDIALMKATECGDTDLVYLVLFHIWQMRQPLEFFGTIQARQLARDLFITYARCYKHEFLKDFFLSTGQLQDVAFLLWKESWQLGKNPMASKGSPLHGPRIKLIEKAQNLFAETKEHTFESKAAEEHAKLLRLQHELEVTTKQAIFVDSSISDTIRTCIVLGNHRAALKVKTEFKVSEKRWYWLKVFALATIKDWAALEKFSKEKKPPIGFRPFVEACIEADEKGEAIKYIPKLADPREKAESYARIGMAKEAADAASQTKDGELLGRLKLTFAQNAGAQSIFDTLRDRLSFQGAS